The sequence GTGATTTGAAGAAACTCGACAGGCAGACGCTTGTGGAAAAGCACCTCATCAGTCCTCAGCTGGCGGATGCGGTGATGTACGGGGCCGTCCTGCTGTCGGAAGATGAGACCGTCAGCATCATGGTCAATGAGGAAGACCACCTGCGCATACAATGCATCTATCCGGGTCTCCAGATCGAAAATGCCTATCAGAAGGCGGACGAGACGGACAATCTGCTGGAGAGCCGGCTGCCGTATGCATTCGATGAGCAATTCGGCTATTTGACGAGCTGCCCGTCGAATACGGGAACCGGCATGCGCGCCTCGGTCATGCTGCATTTACCGGCGCTGACCATGACCAAGCAGATCAACCGGATCATTCCGGCTGTCTCGCGGCTCGGCATGACCGTCCGGGGGAGTTACGGAGAAGGCAGTGAAGCGCCGGGGAACGTCTACCAGGTCTCCAATCAGCTGACACTCGGCAAGTCGGAAAAGGAGATACTCGCCGAACTCGCCAACATCGTCAGCCGGATCATCGCCCATGAGCGGAAATCCAGGGAGATGCTGCTCGGCAAGTCCAGACTGGCACTCGAGAATCGTGTGTTCCGCGCGCTCGGCACGCTGTCGTACGCACGGCTGCTCCCTTCAGCGGAAGCGGCACGGTGCCTGTCCGATGTCAGGCTCGGCATCGACCTCGGTCTGATTGAAGATGTCGATATGAATATACTGAACGAACTGATGGTCTTCATGCAGTCCGGCTTCCTCCAGAACTACGAGGGGGAAGAGCTGACGTCCGAAGAATTGGACAGCAGCCGGGCGAAGCTGTTCAGGGAACGGCTGCAGCGCAGGACGGAGGACAGCAGCCGGAATCCGGAGTCGCCGTAAGCGTCTTTTTTGCGCAGAAGACGATAATCCGATAACCTAATCAAAGATAGTCAAAGTCAATTCGCGGAACTGCCGATTGTTCAGCGGTCCCATTGAATATAGATAGGTATGATGAAGAAAAATAGTCTGTGCAGAAGGAGAGGAAGAAATATGATGTTTAACCGATTCACACAACGTGCGCAAAAGGTCCTTCAGCTCGCTCAGGAAGAGGCGATCCGACTGAAGCATGAAGCGATAGGCACTGAACATATCCTGCTCGGGCTGATCCGTGAAGGCGGCGGCATCGCTGCAAAAGCACTGGAAGCGATCGGTGTCAGCTTCGAAACGATCGAATCCGGGGTCGAAAATCTGATCGGCACAGGCAGCAAGGACGTCGGGCCGATTGTCCATTATACACCCCGGGCGAAGAAAGTGATTGAACTGTCGGTGGACGAATCACGCAAGCTCGGTCACTCGTACATCGGCACGGAACATATCCTGCTCGCTTTGATCCGTGAAGGGGAAGGTGTCGCGGCACGCGTCCTGAACAATGCCGGTGTCAGCCTGAACAAAGCGCGGCAGCAGGTGCTCCAGCTGCTCGGCAGTGATGATGCAGCAAGTGCGAACAGCCAGAACGCGAATGCGTCGGCTGCAACACCGACACTGGACGGCCTGGCACGCGATCTGACCGAAATTGCACGGGAAGGCACGCTCGATCCGGTCATCGGCCGCGGCAAGGAGATCACACGGGTCATCGAAGTGCTGGCACGCCGCACGAAAAACAACCCTGTCCTCATCGGGGAGCCGGGTGTCGGAAAAACGGCGATCGCCGAGGGGCTGGCGCTCCAGATCGTCAGCAACGAAGTGCCGGAGATCCTGCGTGATAAGCGGGTCATGACGCTTGATATGGGAACTGTCGTCGCGGGCACGAAATACCGTGGTGAATTCGAGGATCGTATGAAGAAAGTGATGGAAGAGATCCGCCAGGCGGGCAATATCATCCTGTTCATCGACGAATTGCATACGCTCATCGGAGCCGGAGGGGCAGAAGGGGCGATCGATGCGTCCAACATCCTGAAGCCTTCACTCGCCCGCGGTGAACTGCAGTGTATCGGTGCAACAACGCTCGATGAGTACCGGAAGTATATCGAAAAAGACGCAGCACTCGAACGCCGGTTCCAGCCGATCCAGGTCGATGAGCCGACGGTCGAGGAAACCGTATTGATCATCAACGGTCTGCGTGACCGCTATGAGGCCCATCACCGGGTCAAGATCACGAATGAGGCGATTGAAGCCGCTGCCAAAATGTCCGATCGGTACATCTCGGACCGTTTCCTGCCTGACAAAGCGATCGACCTGATCGACGAGGCAGGTTCGAAAGTCCGCCTGCGTTCCTATACGACACCGCCGAACCTGCGTGAACTCGAAAAGAAACTGGAAGCGATCCGCTCAGAGAAGAATGCAGCG comes from Sporosarcina trichiuri and encodes:
- a CDS encoding protein arginine kinase is translated as MGNDKYMQNAVTGWMVPHGEHSDIVMSTRIRLARNLRGFRFPISFPHEEAEKIGELIADALLIPEKKGYSYTRMSDLKKLDRQTLVEKHLISPQLADAVMYGAVLLSEDETVSIMVNEEDHLRIQCIYPGLQIENAYQKADETDNLLESRLPYAFDEQFGYLTSCPSNTGTGMRASVMLHLPALTMTKQINRIIPAVSRLGMTVRGSYGEGSEAPGNVYQVSNQLTLGKSEKEILAELANIVSRIIAHERKSREMLLGKSRLALENRVFRALGTLSYARLLPSAEAARCLSDVRLGIDLGLIEDVDMNILNELMVFMQSGFLQNYEGEELTSEELDSSRAKLFRERLQRRTEDSSRNPESP
- a CDS encoding ATP-dependent Clp protease ATP-binding subunit — its product is MMFNRFTQRAQKVLQLAQEEAIRLKHEAIGTEHILLGLIREGGGIAAKALEAIGVSFETIESGVENLIGTGSKDVGPIVHYTPRAKKVIELSVDESRKLGHSYIGTEHILLALIREGEGVAARVLNNAGVSLNKARQQVLQLLGSDDAASANSQNANASAATPTLDGLARDLTEIAREGTLDPVIGRGKEITRVIEVLARRTKNNPVLIGEPGVGKTAIAEGLALQIVSNEVPEILRDKRVMTLDMGTVVAGTKYRGEFEDRMKKVMEEIRQAGNIILFIDELHTLIGAGGAEGAIDASNILKPSLARGELQCIGATTLDEYRKYIEKDAALERRFQPIQVDEPTVEETVLIINGLRDRYEAHHRVKITNEAIEAAAKMSDRYISDRFLPDKAIDLIDEAGSKVRLRSYTTPPNLRELEKKLEAIRSEKNAAVQSQEFEKAASYRDKEQKMKEELETTKTEWKEKQGKKESEVTVNDIAEVVAMWTGIPVARIAETESAKLLNMEEELHKRVIGQKEAVTAISRAIRRARAGLKDPKRPIGSFIFLGPTGVGKTELARALAETMFGDEDSMIRIDMSEYMEKHATSRLVGSPPGYVGYDEGGQLTEKVRRKPYSVVLLDEIEKAHPDVFNILLQVLEDGRLTDSKGRTVDFRNTVIIMTSNVGAQELKKNRYVGFNLQDGEQDYEDMKKKMLDELKKAFRPEFLNRIDEMIVFHSLEKDQLEEIVTLMAQELSDRLAEQDISLELTHEAKLKIADEGFDPEYGARPLRRALQKHVEDRLSEELLKGTDFAGRKVTVDYADGEFTVSTADRDTAEMVEH